In Ornithodoros turicata isolate Travis chromosome 1, ASM3712646v1, whole genome shotgun sequence, the DNA window GCTCACAATTTATAGTCACAAACCGCACACGATGTCACATTAAATGTGCTTCGCATACTTTATTGTtgcactcagataatattttCATCAGGCGTGTGCACAGACTGATACTAAATCTTGTACGCCATATGTGATACAACGTAATACGTGAttagaattcggggagaaatcgggtttaaccggCACTGGTTCGAAACTGATTCGGGAGGGAACAAACCAGGTGGAATCAGATTTAACCccaaaaagtcagaccctaccTATATTCCACCCAAGAACTTGCCTATGCACCCGTATACCCTGTAAAACCTGTTTTTTACTTCCCTGATTTTTACAAAGAACATAAAACCCCCAAAACACAAGGGTCTAACTGTAATGCACACACCGTTTTGATGTTCAattctcttttttattttttaaagttGTGTGTCATAACTGGGCAAGAACACCACCACCCAGAAGAACGTCCAGAACCCAGAagaacaacagtctctgttcaaaatatcggtggctctcattctgaggcacttcccttcatacaaTATAActggagcctgaagttttaggccttaacccgattcttccccgaatttgcaccctgcattgaaggttgcctctttagggtgaaacctgatttttacgcagcaaattgccctcactgaaatGTCTGTAGCGATGCACACTAGCTGGTTTGACAGCAAGCACAATTACATCACTGTTTCTACCAAATCGGTACAGTTTGTTATGGTaatagagcctgaagctttTTCAACGAAGttcacatgaatttagagcacacgcTTATTTCCCTGATTTTTATCCCCttcaatttgaaaaaaaaaaaatttcccataACTTCAGGCTTTAAATATGACACGTTGGAACACAGCACACTTCACCTTCCGGTTTTAAAAATCGGGTTCTACCCGAAAAGAGGCAACAACCTTCGATTCGggatgcaaattcggggaagaatctggttaaaccctatacagtgaaccctcgttattatgaccatggtcgttccttAAAATTTTGCTCacaatgcggaattgtcatattaacgggggagatttgcaggggtttcacagcattgttccccaagagtatggtcgtaaagcgcgtatgtcagactatcgggggtcatattaacgagggttcactgtaacttcaggctctactcatgGCCACTGTCAGTTCGCGGCACTAACGcggtacttaaaaaaaaaacaaaaaaacattccTACGCCGGGCACGGGTAGACACCGCACCCATCACTGGTGAGTCCTCGCGTGGGTCTTGAGGGACCGGCAGCGCGAGAACACTGCCGGACACTGCCtgcacttgtagggcttctccCCCGTGTGAGTCCTCACGTGGATCTTCAAGTGCTGGGACTCCCTGAACGTGGCGGGGCACAGCTCGCACTCGTAGGGCTTCTCCCCCGTGTGGGTCCTCACGTGCCTCTTGAGGCTCCCCAGCTGGGTGAACTGCGCCGGGCACAGGTGGCACTTGTGCCTCCTCTCCCCCGCGTGGGCCTCCATGTGGGACCTGAGGCTGTAGGCCGCGTGGAACGTGGCGGGACACAGGTCGCATGCGtagggcttctcgcctgtgtgccTCCGCATGTGGTCCGCGATGGAGCTCTGGCACGCGTAGGCGGCGGGGCACAGCtcgcacttgtagggcttctccCCCGTGTGCCTCCGCGTGTGCACCTCCAGGGCGTGCTGCCGGCTGAACGAGGCCGTGCACTGCCCGCACTTGAAGGGCCTCTCGCCCGTGTGCATGGCCATGTGGCCCCTCAGGTAGGACCTGGACACGAAGACGGACGGGCACAGCTCGCACCTGTGCAGGCCCACCCCAGTGTGCATCCTCATGTGCTTCTGCAGGGAGGACGCGTAGCAGAACGGCGCGGAGCATATGCTGCACGTGAACATCTTTCCCGTGTGTATGTTGAGGTGGGTCTTCAAGTGGGAGCTCTTGGAGAACGTAGCCGAGCACACGGTGCACGTTGGCCTCTCTTTCTCCTGCTGGCTCTTCTCTTGATGGTTGGAAGCCTGAGGTGATGAGTCGGTGCTGTGGCCCCCCGGTGGCGGGAGAGGCTCACTGTGTGTCGTGGATCCCTCCGTGGCGTCGCTGCTGACGATGGACGGAATATCACAGTCGGTGGTGGAAACGCTGCCGTGTACAGATTGTGCCTCTGTACCGGAAGACTGGACAAGGCTTTTCCGTTTTTTCTTGCTACGAGGCACTACTTTGGTCGCTGTTCCTTCTGTAATGGCACGAGAAAAAGTTGCATAAGTTGTaacaaaatgaaagaaaactgGTCTGCTAAGTTCCCCATGATGACAGCAAACACTGACTACTAGGCATGTGCCAAACGAATCCACAAATCCAGTGAAGAATCCAGTATATCCTTAGGCTGGGATTCAACATTCAGGAATccaaatcccagtgcccaaaacggcgaatcgaatctttcgaatccaccaaccacgtctgtttgtttctttttcaaactgGCACTTCCAAAGTCTGCCAAAAGCCAACGGGTGTTCtcttgtttgcttgtttacattgctctagactgaaagagttcaggcaggaattTTTTACAGttaagtttaaaagtaacatgatcatgcttttgattgttgctcagttttatgaaaataattcagactcgagaattggTGTTATTTCTTGCAGTAGATGAACAACAATTTAAATAAATTAAGAATTATATGGGTacattttctcctgaaactgaactattatctaatttgtttttcattaaacatatcTGCGTATCGTATCatgttctgcttcaaaacacttatCACTAAAAggttttttttcttggctttttcaaactctttttaaagaagggattcgaaagattcgagattcgcaaGATTCACGAATTCgtattcggaaaattctggatttgtCCCATCTCTACTGAGAACCATGTAGAAAGGGAACAGACTATCCGCAGTGCTGTGCCCACCTCTTGGACCATTTTCTCTGGACAGGTTTTGATTTCCTGAAAATTATTCTATCAAACAGACTACAGAGTAGTCACTTTCAATTTTGTTATATAGAGGTCCGACATGACATATCACACAATGAGGGTCTGCAATCATATTACTCACAATTTGTAAGGGAAAGATGCTAAAAAGGTGGCAAAAAAGGCCAAAATCCTGTGTTTTTGTGCAGCACTAGAGGGTAAGGGTGTGACCTGTTTTTGCATAAGGCATACAGTGTCATGCCTTGCAGGTGATGGGACAAACCACAAGCCAATAAACAGAGAGAATGTCGTCTGCACTCCACCTATTGGGACTTCCGAACATTAAAGAGGATATTTACCAACGTACGGGCCACCTACCTGCACAATTAAAAATATTGAAAAAATATTGGCGTTGTTTGAGCATGCTGTCTGAAACCCATGCCATAGAATGGCCCTGCTCTTATTGAAAATCATCAATACCGACACTGAGGAGTGCATAGTAAGCACTCATGTAAAGGACGAGAACTAGCTGGGGCAGGCCGTTTTCCTGTGAATTTTATTTTAATTAGTAAGCAGCTGCTCGTGTTCATCTCAAATGTCAGAAGcggtgttttttgttttccacCTGAAAATCTGTTTCTTGAGGTACACGCTGCGCATTAATTTTGTGCACTCGTAAACGCATTGCAAACGACTATATATTGAGATTCCTCTGCGTTGTATGTTGCCACTATCGGGCGGAGCTGCGACGCACTATCGTTGCTTCCGTGAAGCACAGTTGCGAAGACACATCGTGTCAAGCTCTCCGACGTTGCATTTTGCGCAGGCACAGCCATTTCACCAATGGTGCCAGTGGTCTTTGTCTGTTCACATCTGTCTTCGCTTTGTCACATTTTGGGAACAGTCCACCACAACAGCGGTCACACATGATTGCTTATGCTCCGCGACTGGATGTGCTCAATAAGAAAACCCGTGAAAGGGCACTTGGCATGTATAAGGATCACGTGCAGGTGTTTCTTCTCTTTGGTGAGCGACATCGGAGGAAACAGAACTACTCTACGAGACTGAACTGACGATAGGACGATAGCACACCTTCTCGAGAGACATGGACACAATGAAAAACGCGATCTGCTGCGACCTCCAGCCATGGATTTTCATGCCGCAAAACACATGTTACGGGCTGTCTAATTCTTGAGGAATACGTTTGGGCAGCTCTTAAGAGAAACTGAGAGAAGAAAATCCCAAGGCCCCTCTTTTCTGGGAGACTGGAGGGCACATCCATACAATCAGGAGACTGAACAAAATTGTAGTCTCCCGGGTAatccgggagagttggcagTCAGAAAAGAGAACGGGCACACATACGGCCTTTAAGGCAATGGCATTAAGATAAGGCCGtagctgaaatatggccttaAACCCCGGGAAGCTGCCAAAACGGTATCCGTGAAGGCGTTTTGCCAGTGATGTCTACACCGAACGTTGAATGAAACGTAGTTAAATCACATTTCTTCTCACTGTGAGCACTCGGAAACAACGTTTGGTTTGCACTTAGCCAATTTGAGAAACAGCAAACATTATTTGTTTCGAAGCAATTTCGATGCTGTATTGTGTCCGCACagttttggatgcagacgacacagagtgcagtggttcgagggtaTCGCTACGGACTGACAAGATATAATGAGAAGCAAAGCGTAAATATTCACCAGAAAAACTTGAAGCGTTGAGCATGAAAAAAGTTCACGGAGCATTACATCTCATAAAAACATTTTATTTTGAATTGAAGGAAATCTGCGCCATCTTGTTCATGGCGTTTGGTAACGAGACTTCGACAGTTTCGGGGGAACGCCGTAAACTGTCTTGCGGGAGTTCCGTTGCCCTTACACCTCAGTGTTGTCATGAAGTCCGCATGACTGACCGTCTGGCAAGAATTTAAAGACTGTATGCACTTAAGAGCGTAATAGTAGTTAAGGCCGTAAGTGCGCCCAAGGCTCAAGCTGCTGGTGAGCACAGACAATAAATGCAAATCAACCAACCAATCAATAAATAAACACCTGTCTAGGTCCTCACCTTTGTGCATTGCCATGTGGTGCTTTAAGGACCGGCTCTGAACAAAAGCCGAGGGGCAGAGCtcgcacttgtagggcttctcgcccgtgtggcTCCTCATGTGCCTCTTCAAGTGCTGCGACTCCACAAACGCGGCCGCGCACCGTTCGCACCTGTACGGCCTCTCCCCCGTGTGCGTCCGCATGTGCCGCTCCAGGCTCCCCAGCTGAATGAACCCCGCGGGGCACAGctcgcacttgtgtggcttctccCCCGTGTGGTCCACCATGTGGACCTTGTACTTGTACAACGCGGTGAACGTCTCGGGGCAGTGCTCGCACCTGTACAGCTTTTCGCCCGTGTGCCTCCGCATGTGGATTGCTACGGAGCTGCGGCACGAGTAGGTGGCGGGGCAGAGCtcgcacttgtagggcttctcgcccgtgtggcTCCTCATGTGCCTCTTCAGGTGCTGCGGCTCCACAAACTCTGCAGCGCACTGTTCGCACCTGTACGGCCTCTCCCCCGTGTGCGTCCGCATGTGCCGCTCCAGGCACCCCAGCTGAACGAACCCCGCGGGGCACAGCTCGCACTTGTGCGGCTTCTCCCCCGTGTGGGTCACCATGTGGACCTTGTACTTGTACAACGCGGTGAACGTCTCGGGGCAGCGCTCGCACCTGTACACCTTTTCACCCGTGTGCTTCCGCATGTGGATTGCGACGGAGCTGCGGCAGGAGTAAGTCGCAGGGCAGAGCTCGCACTTGTACAGCGTCTTGCACACGTGAACCCGCTTGTGAATTTGGAGCGCCTGCAGACGGGAGTACGCGGCGGCGCAGTGTTCGCACTTGAATGGTCTCTCTTCTCCAAGCGCAGCTGCACCGTCGTGCGGAGGGGATTTCGAGACGCACCCGTCCGCACCCACTTCGCGTTTCTGAGAGTCTTCCGCGGCGGTATGGCACTTCATGTGTTCCACCAGCGTCGACGCGCGAGCGAACGATGCGGAACACGTGTTGCACGTAAATAACGTTTCGCTGCGTGTCCTGAGGTAAGTTGCAAGGATGGAGGCCCTGGGTGGTGTAGCTGAAGGCACAGAACGCAGCACGTTTTCGCCTGAATCGGTGCTGCGCCCTCCTTCGACGAGGTCCTGCGTTGAAGCCTCGCCATTGCCTCGCACTTCTCCTGTGAGAGCAGTGCTCGTAACGGGTATGGCGTTACGATTGCTGGATGACTGGAGGATGTTGCCGAGTGGTAACTGGGCGCTGGAAATGCTGCAACCGGATGGCTGGTGTGCAGGGGAGCTGTTGGATTCCAGTTTGGCATGAATACCACCTGAAGTGAAGAAAGCCGTGTAAGTTGTAGGGTTGTTAAAAGTACGTTAAATAGTAACTGAGTCGCAATTACAGATAAATGGGTCCAGGAGCATCTAATTTAGTTACAAATACCTATGGTTCTGTGCTTTCGACATTTGCCGGGGACGTTACGTGGGGTAGAATTTCCCCCTCGTTtccttctcccaaatgcactaccaaaggtaacttttttttcttgggcgggcgggggcagggggggggggtgtacacccctgTATAACCCCAAATCAAGCAATAATCTTGGTGGTCTTAGGCAAGAATAAAACGGTTACTCTGTGCAAACCATGAAAGCGAGAGTCGGCATTTCATCAGCGAATGAGTTGTGGTGATCTCACTAAGCAGAAACTGTTATTCAGACAAATGTCGTTAAATCTCTCCGTGTGGTACCGCATGAATGACATAAAGACGTAAGGGATTTGGCACTTCATGTCATTTCTCACTCCTGCGTGGGAGGGATATTACATGTATTCTTATGTACAGATACTTTTACTCAGTTGGCTCAACTGACAATCCAACATCAAAAGATATGATCAAATAATAGAATAATGAACAACTCAAAATGAATAATTTTTCTACTTGTAATCTATCTCGCCTGGCCCAGTTCTACACAGTAGCATATACCGCTGTGTAGTAGTAGGATCTACAAAGTGTTGCTGGCACGATCGCAGGTTCTCTCAAACTACATAAGTTGGGAGCCGCTGTTCTAAAGTAGTACACATTATAATATTTTACGAAGCGCAAGATTTATAGCTTATCATATAGAAGACAGTTCAATTTTGTGTACTGTAATACAGATGTGCACCAATACATTCACAGATTGAGTACACAATACAAACATCTGGAAGTATTACAgaaatagtattataatacaaagtattgctgctgctactactactactactacctgCCCCTGAGAACCTACCTATGAAGAGAAACTGCGTTGGCCACTGGCATCTGCTTGATAGCCCATTTTGTCGGAACATTTTGCATCAATGCCACAAACCGTAAATAAGTTGTTCTTAACAAAAATGCAGTGACGCACATGATGAAGCAAAGTGTACAATACGATCAAAGGAATACATTGGAAGCGCATGTTCACAAGCAAGTGCTTATTCTGGCTGTTTGATTGGCTGCTGTCGTTTCTGCTTCCTTACAATTGCACGGTCCACTGCAAATAACGTCCTTTTTGTGGGAGATTCGATACAGGCAGGGTTTCGGGTTTTCAGGTTTATCTGAGAGACTCTGCTTGGCGGATGTTTTCCCCAATAACTGGGTTATTGTTCTTGGCCTCCTTCTGTGTCCTGTGTTCCTTCTGACCTCAGATACCGGCACCACCGCCACATATTGTTTGCTTTGGCGGTCGTCTCGTCCACATCAGGGTTCACCGCCCGGGGTTTTCCCCAGTCTGCTTCCAGATTTCCTTGTCCTACCTGTTACCTAAGCACTTAAAATAAGCATCGAAGCAAGGCCATACTGAGCGGTCTTTATGAAAGGGCGACTTTTTGCAGTGCTGACAACAAGATGGGATGCAAGCGGAAGCTGCCCTGTGACTACGTCAAGGACTACACTGATCTCGAGGAGTTAAACATCGTCCCGTGATCGCAATGCAGAGGCTGTCATATGTAAGTACTGTCACATAACAGTGAGCACTGCACACGGAAAGGGTGCAACATCTCAGCGTGCGTCGCACAAAACATATTGTTAAGCTTGTGTCTCTTTACTGTTGGAGCAATaaatgtgagagagagagattatgggtttaatggcacaaaggcagcaaaggccatagagtgccaaaactatggtgagtgtgtggtggtgtgagatgattatgggagagatgatgtgagagagagtgtgtgtggtagttgaaagctatctacaggtatgagcaatgagatggaccaggacaggagagagaggagaatgacgataacaagtgagtatggcagttaaaagctatctaaaagtgtgagcgatgaggtgatccaggacgagatatttacatgaggagttcggtgatattggataaaagccgAGCAATGCTTAACATCTACGTCTGACTCAGTAgcccacacatggtcaaaaattggatgacattatcaaatggcacaagaggagtgtcacccagtagaagggcttgGTGGAGTGGgtcatggtatctgtagaatgcggtgaaatactgttggcgttggtgttcaaagtgagggcaggatgccagtacgtgcaagacagtcaagctgtcaatAAATGTGACAGCTGCATTTTTGTTGCACAACCGCGTGTGTGTCGTCAAGTTTTCTTTGGATTTAAAGCTGCAAATCAAACTAAAAAAAATTtagttttaaaaaaaagcaataaactCTGAAAAACATCCTTCAATAACGCCCAGTcaggcccgggcccgtgcagggctctaagctGTAGCTCGCAAAGGAACCGATTGCGGGAACATCGCAGTGACCtcgtggagcaatacagcactgGTAACATAGTGCAGACATAAAATGGAACTTTGCCGGCTCTTGGTAGCGGTCAATCTGGCTACCTCGGGATTGAAGGGGAAGATGTTTAGAATTGTTCTTACTTgccgatattacaacaaaattgaTGTATAAGCATCCCTCAATCTTAAATGGTTGACGGTGCATGGCGTCAAAATAACGTGCGGCTATTGTTGCCATGGCATCCGTAGGACGGGGCATAACGGCGAAAGGGAGCAGTGGATATTCGGTCGGcgtggagccattatttactctTTTGCGGCAACAATTCTTGGGAAACGTTCACCACAGGCAACGAATCACACTTAGAACCTTAAGTTTTAAGGTTTAACCTGATTCatccctgaatttgcaccccaaattggaGGTTGCCTCTTTCGGGCGAAACCGGATTTTAACCGGGCAAATCGACCTCACCGAGAGGTCCGTAGGAATGCACAagaacttgtttggcagcaaatacagttacatcactgtttgtaccaaaccagttcAGCtggtttgagtaactgagcccaatttcccCCCAAATTTTAGCAGACAAGTTTTTTTTtcgcccgaatttgcatgaatttagagcgcacGTTTATTTATCCGATTTTTACCTCGCAAATTCAGACGAAAATATTTCTATCGATTAAATTAAGGATTTCTattatttctattttttattaGAACAAGTGCACCCTCTATAGCCATTTATTGCccttttaaagtagcacagaagtcatttctaacacccagttttcttcctataaaactgttaagtaggccagtaagatgcaccatgcgaagtaatttacaccacagagtcataattatcgcggaaattgaatttaaaatacgccgcaaaaagcgaccgtgcgcaacggtggtgaagagcagtaccagcctgtgatctgcctggaacctcgcgctgacgctataaggagaacgctcgctgattggcctagagaaatgttgtccgctactcggctgttcggggttctgatgaagcctttctccttgctcggtaatgcttcggccgctccttctatccccaattctccgggaaaactggcaaaacaggtttacggcggcaaagggacaaggtgctgacccccactgactggcaaaccagaacgagttctccttatgccgtcatcggtgacgtggcatcatacctcctcatcctcgttatagctggagtggcgagttaagggtgaacgcgcggagctacgtttatgtgagtttttttttctgggaaacaaattgcacacatcaaaacctttcgcgctattcggtataatgacacacacactttcatcagatgtcttaatctgaaatttttttggatggccctctgtactcctttagtGTTAGTGTGGCTTTCTACTCACCTGTGTCTCCTCCCACAAGGACGCCACGGCTGCAATAAGTCTCAGCCGAGGCAGCTGGACCCTGGTCACATCCACGCAGCTGTTCACTACTCTGTGTTTGCACACCATCCCCTAATGAAGTGCCAGGGGAACGGGCTGCAAGAAGGGGTTCAGACCCGCATGGGGGCTTTTCACAGGAATGTGTGGCCACGTGCCTGCTCAGACCAGACTTTGAGAAAAACGTGGCTGAGCACCTCTGGCACTTGTGCTGGGCTGGTCCGATGCACGATTTCACGTGCTTTCGCAGAGAGGATGCGTGCGTAAACGCTGCGGCACACTTGGTGCACGTGAACAGTTTTCCGATGTGTATGTTGAGATGGGTCTTGAGATGGGAGTTCCTCGAAAAAGTCGCTAAACACACGTCGCACCTTGGCCTTTTTTTTGCAGCCTCTTGGTTCTCAGTTTCCATGCTTTGCTGCGTTCCGCGTCCATCCTGGACTTGGTCTCCTTTTGGAAGTGATGACCTTCTTTCTTGGCGAGAGTTTTTTGCATTACTGTCCATGGAGCATTCAGAGGTGGTTTGTGAACTTGGAATGTCGCATCCTGAAGACTGCAATGAAGTGGAGTTTTCGAGCTCCTCCTTAATCGGAAGTGGACTGCCAGAAATGTTTCCGCCTGAAGTGAAAAGAGAAAGTACTTGAATATTTGGGAAAAAATGCTGAAGTAGCTTCTATCAGGGCAGCAGATGGAAAGGAATACACAGTTCAACTGAAGGTGAACAATGAACAGATGAAGATGAAGCATAAAAAATTCAAAGATTAAAGACTTTTAATGGGAAACAAGCTTTCATGTGGAGCCCACACGTCATCAGGTTTACAAGAGTATACAAGCAGTGGATgcactttttctctttttttctgtttcgaCAATACAGGGTGCTTTACCTAAGGggataaaaaaattctaactggagatGTACTCGCCCGGAGGACTCTGGGACTtttggcaattaccttctggaattTTTTGCCGCCATTGAGGAAGACTTTAGACAATTTTTAACTGCGGGAAATTTATTGTTTTCAATTGAGCTTCAAACTTCAAAATTGTCAAGCTTTGTGAGCAAAATTGAGCAAGCAAAATTCAAAATTGTCAAGCTTTGTGAGCAAAATTGAGTCAAGCAAAATTGAGTTTCAAAATTGTCAAGAGAacctcactcttttttttttttacagaaatatgaaattCCCCgtggataaccacagacccaacaaaaactat includes these proteins:
- the LOC135378682 gene encoding zinc finger protein 91-like isoform X3, translated to MSSGITDADEFLRRRAAEHARQYRARRCAAIAAGDAKAVAKNEERKRRAAENARRRREAKRVAITLGEMSEEDARAAVLNKRRRAAQQRQRRQERRAQRDAGEFSGKVSATNEVATVVPDCASSTEKRALNTGLICILPKDCGNVVAVTANFPDIKTASSTGYLVVKQERQDTSSSSSAPPGEPACAPEPVIGRFSEAAGDSIMIKKEAQDTTTTSFSPGSHGITEELITKGRSEATVTAEDSILLKEEPQDTATSFSPGSHGNTEEVMIDFEATVEAHGSVHIKEEPQGTVMSLSRESHGNTEEFITKGSSDPTVSACDSICIKEEPQDNVASFSPGSHGNTEEVIEVCSATQAACDSICIKKEPRDAITSFPLESHRNTENPMTEDSSGSTLAASDYVHIKEEPQDNILLFAPSSTGNKQDLVTEESPEATLTVTDPNIKEESCYTVSLVPPERVGSTEDLVAEDYLGGNISGSPLPIKEELENSTSLQSSGCDIPSSQTTSECSMDSNAKNSRQERRSSLPKGDQVQDGRGTQQSMETENQEAAKKRPRCDVCLATFSRNSHLKTHLNIHIGKLFTCTKCAAAFTHASSLRKHVKSCIGPAQHKCQRCSATFFSKSGLSRHVATHSCEKPPCGSEPLLAARSPGTSLGDGVQTQSSEQLRGCDQGPAASAETYCSRGVLVGGDTGGIHAKLESNSSPAHQPSGCSISSAQLPLGNILQSSSNRNAIPVTSTALTGEVRGNGEASTQDLVEGGRSTDSGENVLRSVPSATPPRASILATYLRTRSETLFTCNTCSASFARASTLVEHMKCHTAAEDSQKREVGADGCVSKSPPHDGAAALGEERPFKCEHCAAAYSRLQALQIHKRVHVCKTLYKCELCPATYSCRSSVAIHMRKHTGEKVYRCERCPETFTALYKYKVHMVTHTGEKPHKCELCPAGFVQLGCLERHMRTHTGERPYRCEQCAAEFVEPQHLKRHMRSHTGEKPYKCELCPATYSCRSSVAIHMRRHTGEKLYRCEHCPETFTALYKYKVHMVDHTGEKPHKCELCPAGFIQLGSLERHMRTHTGERPYRCERCAAAFVESQHLKRHMRSHTGEKPYKCELCPSAFVQSRSLKHHMAMHKEGTATKVVPRSKKKRKSLVQSSGTEAQSVHGSVSTTDCDIPSIVSSDATEGSTTHSEPLPPPGGHSTDSSPQASNHQEKSQQEKERPTCTVCSATFSKSSHLKTHLNIHTGKMFTCSICSAPFCYASSLQKHMRMHTGVGLHRCELCPSVFVSRSYLRGHMAMHTGERPFKCGQCTASFSRQHALEVHTRRHTGEKPYKCELCPAAYACQSSIADHMRRHTGEKPYACDLCPATFHAAYSLRSHMEAHAGERRHKCHLCPAQFTQLGSLKRHVRTHTGEKPYECELCPATFRESQHLKIHVRTHTGEKPYKCRQCPAVFSRCRSLKTHARTHQ
- the LOC135378682 gene encoding zinc finger protein 62 homolog isoform X4, which codes for MSSGITDADEFLRRRAAEHARQYRARRCAAIAAGDAKAVAKNEERKRRAAENARRRREAKRVAITLGEMSEEDARAAVLNKRRRAAQQRQRRQERRAQRDAGEFSGKVSATNEVATVVPDCASSTEKRALNTGLICILPKDCGNVVAVTANFPDIKTASSTGYLVVKQERQDTSSSSSAPPGEPACAPEPVIGRFSEAAGDSIMIKKEAQDTTTTSFSPGSHGITEELITKGRSGATLAAGDSIFIKEEPQGTVTSFSPRSRENVEEVITDSEATVTAEDSILLKEEPQDTATSFSPGSHGNTEEVMIDFEATVEAHGSVHIKEEPQGTVMSLSRESHGNTEEFITKGSSDPTVSACDSICIKEEPQDNVASFSPGSHGNTEEVIEVCSATQAACDSICIKKEPRDAITSFPLESHRNTENPMTEDSSGSTLAASDYVHIKEEPQDNILLFAPSSTGNKQDLVTEESPGGNISGSPLPIKEELENSTSLQSSGCDIPSSQTTSECSMDSNAKNSRQERRSSLPKGDQVQDGRGTQQSMETENQEAAKKRPRCDVCLATFSRNSHLKTHLNIHIGKLFTCTKCAAAFTHASSLRKHVKSCIGPAQHKCQRCSATFFSKSGLSRHVATHSCEKPPCGSEPLLAARSPGTSLGDGVQTQSSEQLRGCDQGPAASAETYCSRGVLVGGDTGGIHAKLESNSSPAHQPSGCSISSAQLPLGNILQSSSNRNAIPVTSTALTGEVRGNGEASTQDLVEGGRSTDSGENVLRSVPSATPPRASILATYLRTRSETLFTCNTCSASFARASTLVEHMKCHTAAEDSQKREVGADGCVSKSPPHDGAAALGEERPFKCEHCAAAYSRLQALQIHKRVHVCKTLYKCELCPATYSCRSSVAIHMRKHTGEKVYRCERCPETFTALYKYKVHMVTHTGEKPHKCELCPAGFVQLGCLERHMRTHTGERPYRCEQCAAEFVEPQHLKRHMRSHTGEKPYKCELCPATYSCRSSVAIHMRRHTGEKLYRCEHCPETFTALYKYKVHMVDHTGEKPHKCELCPAGFIQLGSLERHMRTHTGERPYRCERCAAAFVESQHLKRHMRSHTGEKPYKCELCPSAFVQSRSLKHHMAMHKEGTATKVVPRSKKKRKSLVQSSGTEAQSVHGSVSTTDCDIPSIVSSDATEGSTTHSEPLPPPGGHSTDSSPQASNHQEKSQQEKERPTCTVCSATFSKSSHLKTHLNIHTGKMFTCSICSAPFCYASSLQKHMRMHTGVGLHRCELCPSVFVSRSYLRGHMAMHTGERPFKCGQCTASFSRQHALEVHTRRHTGEKPYKCELCPAAYACQSSIADHMRRHTGEKPYACDLCPATFHAAYSLRSHMEAHAGERRHKCHLCPAQFTQLGSLKRHVRTHTGEKPYECELCPATFRESQHLKIHVRTHTGEKPYKCRQCPAVFSRCRSLKTHARTHQ